The Crassostrea angulata isolate pt1a10 chromosome 1, ASM2561291v2, whole genome shotgun sequence nucleotide sequence TTGGAACAGCACACATCTGAAAAATAGGAAAactgcatgtaatttatatggAAAGTAATACAACTCAAATATCATGCATAAGATTTTCCTCTCacaaatgatacaaaaaaaccctcaaTGCTACCCCTTTACACTGATGAGCAGTTTAACTTCAGTCTGATCAGTTAATTTGAAATGTAGCTATGCACGAGGCATCCTGAAGTGCTTCCATCTAaaggttttattttctttttaaaatttgtctGGTTTTCAATAAGATGTTACtgcctaacccccccccccccatcccacCCCCGGCCAAAAATGGTTCTTGATCCTGCTCTATTGCCAAAGATAAACCAAAGGTTAGGTTGTCAGTTGGTCTCAACACCCACCTGTACCTTTTACTAAAGGTATTCAAACTTCATTCTATACCAACAATATCAAATTTGCGAAGAATTGCACATCGACATCAGAACAGTCACTTGAAACTGCACAGAGTTTCTGCTTTGCATACAGAGGAACTTATCTTACTTGTACTTCAATCAGCTAGTACAATACAAACCTTTGGACTTGATGCAATTCAAAATAGCATTTTATTAGTATTAAGGAAAAACTTAAAAGTACTTTGAAATTCAAGTATCAAACTGACTTGACTGGGCCTAACGTTTTTAACCTCAATTCAATATAATTATCAGTTCAAGTATACTgaagacaaattaaaatttaaatgactaATATGAAAAGTTGTAAATAATTCATTCACGACATCCTACAAGATTACTGAATCAATTTGTCTGGGATAATGAGTTCAATATTTTTCACTAATCATCAGCAGAATGCTTGAAGATATAAATTCTCGTTAGACtgttaaatatttaacaatCAAATTGGACACTGCATTTACTTCATAAAAGAGGCATATTCAATTATTggaatttatgaaatattataacACTTTTTCCAGCTAATAATCAAtgcattttgaattaaatacaaTGCATGAATCTAAGGATTCAATCTGGACAAATAAATTGCATCTTTACAACAAATGGGTGCATGACAATCTGAatagtctttttaaaatttaaagtttaaaatcctAACAAACCCTTTAATGTATATGTTTACAGTGACTGCCTTTGCATCTTGTGATAATCTGATAAACCACAACAACAAAacttgtttacatcaaagttgaaattaaaattattctgtGGATTTAAACTGCCACAATTCATGACACAAACTAGGATTGTACTGGTCCAAAGACATGCATTGAAAAACACAACATCTGCATTTCTATCAGAGCAATAAAATTCTTTAATGATGCATTTTTAATacaattctttaatttttctcaAAGCACTGAGATCAATCAATGCTGATATAGATACAATATCATTGGTACAAGAAGAGAAGTTCATTTCCATAAAGCAGGCATCTGATGCCGCACTTAGACTCACTATCAGCGATGACCTACCAGAAGTGATGGTGAGTTACTGTTCTCTATCCCGGCCTCCAGACGAGGGCTTAGAGCTTACAGTTTTATCATTACCATCTTCTTCCTGCCTTTTCTCATAGTGTCCAAAGTCATCAAAGATGGACGTAGTAGCGCGGTAGTTGTGCATGATTTTCAGAACTGACTTTCCTTTCTCAGGGGGTACCTCCTGTGTGTCTCTTGAATTGGTCACAggtttgttttcattgttttccAAGCGAATGTGTCGCAATTGAGAGTTGGGTACGTCTTTCACATAGATCCATTTCACTTCAAACTGGCCTCTCCACTTGTCCTGAGCCCAGACGCCAGCTTGTTTTCCATAGTCCAAACTAGACATCATTTGCGCCATTCCACAGAAGTGTCCAGATCCATTCACACTGAAGAACAAGTAAATGGGACCTTTGTTATCGCGTTCCTTAAATGCCTGGTCCAGTCTTTTGTTTCCATGATCCGTGCTACACCAGATGCTGTACTTGATCGAGCGGTGAATGTCATCTTCAGAGTAGCTTTTGATGATGAAAAAACGAGCTCCACGAGGATTTAAGTTAAAATCACGAGGATTGTATTGGTTAGCAGAGCGTAGTTTTTCCAGAACTGGGTGGGAAGATGCAAGGCTTCCACTAGCGGATGCTTGGACCGATCCCTGTCCTCCATTTCCAGATGCATTAGATGATTggtttgaatttgaatttccCGAATAGTTGTTATTCATTGTTCTACTTCTAGGGGCCGATGCCCAAGAATTTCTCGACTGGTTGCCTCCATTCACACCCTGCTTATTCCCAGGATTGTTTCTCTGATCCCAAGTACCAATGTCCAAATTCTTATTGGGATTCATAGGGGCACGTGGGATTGACCTGGGTTGGAGTTTTGGCTGGGGTCTCGCTGGTTGGCTGGCAATTGCAGCCCAAGAAGTTTTCTTTGGTGCCGACGAACTACCATTAGACTGTGCAGAGACAGTGCCTCCATTCTGCTCCAAATGTCCAGATTCATTCACCATATTAGGATCAACAGGACCATCACCAGCGATATTCATGCCTTTCAACCCTTGTTCAACACTATTCATTCCAGATGGATCTCGTCCGTCAAATTCACCATTCATGTAGGGATCAGAGGGTATCATGTTTTCAGGTCTATAATAGTCTTGCTCGTAAACTCGGGTATCCTTTTGACGTCCTTGCGTTGCAGTATTCCAATAGTCATTGCCACCAGAATAATCGGGTTGCCATCCAAACTGAGGATATCCAAAGCCTCCAAAGATACCATTATAGTCATAGCCTCCGAAAGATAACATTGTTGCAGCATCAGTTCCATTAGACCAGGCACTTCCATCACCAATTCCTTGATTCATGTACGGAGTAAAGGGCATGGCTTGAGTGTAGTAGCTTGGCATAAAGGGATCCGACACACCTGGGCTAGACATTGGGGCAGTATTGTATCCTCCCTAAAAAATATTTAGTCAAAATAATGAAACTGATGACATATTATagttttaatgttatttaaaaaatagtatattaaaacttgttttaataGTGAAAGATCAGTAATGAAAATTTTCACTGTTCTTTatatacaaaacagatgatAGTTCTGACAAATGGCCAGGGTTACACGTTTTGCTATAAACTTACCTGGTGAGGAGCCTGTTGCAAATAGGGTTCAAATTCCTCGTCTTTCACGGTTTCTTTAACAGATCCATTTGCCACTGAAAAAAgccaataaatattttaagagcaaagaaaataatgatatcAATGCTTTTTATTCCTACTCATGATTCCGTTATTGTCACTGACACTGCAACTACTTCTATTACAAAAAATCACACTATCTGTTTGACAATCCCCCCTCCCTCACAAAACTTGTAacaatgataaaagaaatattgattgattttatACTTCCTTAAAATAGGCAGGTCGAAAAAGTATTATGTGCGATACTTGTTTACAACGTTCATTTTGTGACGTCCTTTTCATTCACTTCCGGTAAACTTACCTTGATTTGGCTGTCCTTTCGTCCTCTGAAATGTACAACagaaaggaaataaaaactCTGTTAAATTGAATAGAATATGAACAAGTGAAATGAATCTCAAAATTCCAAGATAAGCAGTTTTTGTCCCATGTAATGACAAAGGCATGACGCATGCTTTAATACCTGATCAATGCTTGCCGACATCACACTCAAACTAAAACACACAATTGTCTATAATAAAATAACTGTCTATAAGGTCTTTGCTTTGATTCTTATCACAATTATCACAATCTCAGTTTAAGTATATCACGATCTCCTCTTCAAAAATGGACAACGAAAATCGGTCACTACCCCGAGAAAATGGCGGCCAAACTGCACTAGCCTCGATTTCGTCTTTTATCCACGTGACATGTTATTACTCGTTTTACGTCACAAAATGTggtttcacccccccccccccccccccgaatatAATTTTGAACTTCAACACATATAG carries:
- the LOC128188160 gene encoding YTH domain-containing family protein 3-like, with amino-acid sequence MSASIDQRTKGQPNQVANGSVKETVKDEEFEPYLQQAPHQGGYNTAPMSSPGVSDPFMPSYYTQAMPFTPYMNQGIGDGSAWSNGTDAATMLSFGGYDYNGIFGGFGYPQFGWQPDYSGGNDYWNTATQGRQKDTRVYEQDYYRPENMIPSDPYMNGEFDGRDPSGMNSVEQGLKGMNIAGDGPVDPNMVNESGHLEQNGGTVSAQSNGSSSAPKKTSWAAIASQPARPQPKLQPRSIPRAPMNPNKNLDIGTWDQRNNPGNKQGVNGGNQSRNSWASAPRSRTMNNNYSGNSNSNQSSNASGNGGQGSVQASASGSLASSHPVLEKLRSANQYNPRDFNLNPRGARFFIIKSYSEDDIHRSIKYSIWCSTDHGNKRLDQAFKERDNKGPIYLFFSVNGSGHFCGMAQMMSSLDYGKQAGVWAQDKWRGQFEVKWIYVKDVPNSQLRHIRLENNENKPVTNSRDTQEVPPEKGKSVLKIMHNYRATTSIFDDFGHYEKRQEEDGNDKTVSSKPSSGGRDREQ